The following coding sequences are from one Anolis sagrei isolate rAnoSag1 chromosome 6, rAnoSag1.mat, whole genome shotgun sequence window:
- the DPH3 gene encoding diphthamide biosynthesis protein 3 isoform X2 produces the protein MSVFHDEVEIEDFEYDEETETYSYPCPCGDRFLVTREQFMCGEEIAAPTTNKELVKC, from the exons ATGTCCGTCTTCCACGACGAAGTCGAGATCGAGGACTTCGAGTACGATGAGGAGACGGAGACCTACAGCTACCCCTGTCCCTGCGGGGACCGCTTCCTCGTCACGCGG gAACAGTTCATGTGTGGTGAAGAAATCGCAGCACCCACAACGAACAAGGAGCTGGTGAAATGCTGA
- the DPH3 gene encoding diphthamide biosynthesis protein 3 isoform X1, which yields MSVFHDEVEIEDFEYDEETETYSYPCPCGDRFLVTREDLENGEDVATCPSCSLIVKVIYDKEQFMCGEEIAAPTTNKELVKC from the exons ATGTCCGTCTTCCACGACGAAGTCGAGATCGAGGACTTCGAGTACGATGAGGAGACGGAGACCTACAGCTACCCCTGTCCCTGCGGGGACCGCTTCCTCGTCACGCGG GAAGATCTTGAAAATGGCGAAGATGTGGCCACATGTCCAAGTTGTTCACTCATTGTAAAAGTAATCTATGACAAG gAACAGTTCATGTGTGGTGAAGAAATCGCAGCACCCACAACGAACAAGGAGCTGGTGAAATGCTGA
- the LOC132778715 gene encoding vitelline membrane outer layer protein 1 homolog codes for MQPLSLVLFLATLCHASALDQTYVSANGTFATRRNYSLATVTNGGRWGDWTWIDMCPEQSYAIGFSIKVEPYGGALTDDTSLNGIRLFCSTDETDNIMYTIESDTGRYGHWSEIRWCPADGVLRAFQLQTEPDQGAGDDTSVNNIRFRCSNGLTLEEVGGPFGDYSEWSNTCYKGGICGMQTKQESYRGAFMDDTALNDVRFFCCE; via the exons ATGCAGCCCCtttctcttgttctttttcttgccACATTGTGTCATGCATCAGCTTTGGATCAAACATATGTCAGTGCTAATGGCACTTTTGCAACTAGAAGAAATTACAGCTTAGCAACTGTTACTAATGGAGGACGTTGGGGTGACTGGACGTGGATTGACATGTGCCCAGAACAATCGTATGCCATTGGATTTAGTATAAAG GTGGAGCCATATGGAGGAGCTTTAACTGATGACACTTCACTGAATGGAATTCGCTTATTTTGTTCAACTGATGAAACCGACAACATTATGTATACCATTGAATCTGATACTGGAAG ATATGGACACTGGTCAGAGATCAGATGGTGTCCAGCAGATGGTGTCTTGCGTGCCTTTCAGCTGCAAACTGAACCTGATCAAGGTGCTGGAGATgatacatcagtaaacaacatCCGATTCCGTTGTAGCAACGGTCTTACCTTGGAAGAAGTTGGTGGTCCATTTGGTGACTACAGTGAGTGGAGCAATACCTGCTATAAAGGTGGAATTTGTGGCATGCAAACCAAGCAGGAGTCATATCGAGGCGCTTTCATGGATGACACAGCCCTCAATGATGTTCGCTTCTTCTGCTGTGAATAA